The proteins below come from a single Nocardioides eburneiflavus genomic window:
- the tsdA gene encoding gamma-resorcylate decarboxylase, whose protein sequence is MEGKIALEEHWAIPETLQDSAGFVPGTYWDELQSRLLDVQDRRLKLMDEHGIETMILSLNAPAVQAIPDRRQAIETARRANDALAKECAQQPDRFRAFAALPLQDPDAAAEELRRCVDELGFVGALVNGFSQDAAHGDGHDPLYYDLPQYRPFWTEVAALDVPFYLHPRNPLPQDARIYEGHPWLLGPTWAFAQETAVHALRLMASGLFDEHPSLQIVIGHMGEGIPAMLWRIDHRNAWVDLPKTYPAKRRFVDYFSENFHITTSGNFRTQSLVDALLELGSERIMFSTDWPFENIDHAADWFDAASISEADRLKIGRDNAVRLFKL, encoded by the coding sequence ATGGAAGGCAAGATCGCGCTCGAGGAGCACTGGGCGATTCCGGAGACACTGCAGGACTCGGCCGGATTCGTACCAGGAACCTACTGGGACGAGCTCCAGAGTCGACTACTGGACGTCCAGGACCGTCGACTCAAGCTGATGGACGAGCACGGGATCGAGACCATGATCCTGTCGCTCAACGCTCCGGCGGTCCAGGCGATCCCCGACCGGCGCCAGGCCATCGAGACAGCGCGGCGGGCCAACGACGCGCTGGCGAAGGAGTGCGCGCAGCAGCCAGACAGGTTCCGCGCCTTCGCGGCCCTGCCGCTGCAGGACCCCGACGCTGCGGCCGAGGAGCTGCGGCGCTGCGTCGATGAGCTCGGCTTCGTGGGCGCGTTGGTCAACGGGTTCTCCCAGGACGCGGCACACGGCGACGGTCACGACCCGCTGTACTACGACCTCCCGCAGTACCGACCGTTCTGGACGGAGGTCGCAGCGCTCGACGTGCCGTTCTACCTGCACCCGCGCAACCCGCTCCCGCAGGACGCCCGCATCTACGAGGGGCACCCGTGGCTGCTCGGACCGACCTGGGCGTTCGCGCAGGAGACTGCGGTCCACGCGCTTCGCCTCATGGCCTCCGGACTCTTCGATGAGCACCCGTCTCTGCAGATCGTCATCGGCCACATGGGTGAGGGAATCCCGGCGATGCTGTGGCGGATCGATCACCGGAACGCCTGGGTCGACCTCCCCAAGACCTATCCGGCCAAACGGCGGTTCGTCGACTACTTCTCGGAGAACTTCCACATCACCACGTCGGGCAACTTCAGGACCCAATCGCTGGTCGACGCCCTGTTGGAGCTCGGTTCCGAACGCATCATGTTCTCCACGGACTGGCCCTTCGAGAACATCGACCACGCCGCCGACTGGTTCGACGCCGCCTCCATCTCGGAGGCCGATCGCCTCAAGATCGGCCGCGACAACGCCGTGAGGCTGTTCAAGCTGTGA
- a CDS encoding maleylacetate reductase: MTTSSISRPSAFTHTAGPARVLFGRGSLGRVGEEVERLGVRRALVLTTPPQADDGARLAQSLGNLRAGQFAGATMHTPVEVTLEALEVLRRTGADGVVSLGGGSTTGLGKAIAARTGVPQVVVPTTYAGSEVTAVLGETENGVKTTRSGPEILPETVIYDPVLSDTLPVPLSVTSGLNAMAHALEGLYARDGSPIYSVLATEGLKSFRDALPRLLEDGSDQDARDAALYGAWLCGTVLGGVGMSVHHKLCHTLGGRLDLPHAETHSIMLPHTIAYVAGAARTELAPAAQVFGDPIGGALHDFTTSVGAPLRLADLGVTELELDGVADLAVTAPYWSPRPLDRDGIRELLQNAWDGNRPVEAGA, encoded by the coding sequence GTGACGACGTCGTCGATATCAAGGCCTTCCGCGTTCACCCACACGGCCGGGCCGGCACGCGTCCTGTTCGGGCGGGGCTCGCTGGGTCGGGTGGGCGAGGAGGTCGAGCGCCTGGGTGTGCGACGCGCGCTGGTGCTGACCACCCCTCCGCAGGCCGACGACGGCGCTCGCCTCGCGCAATCGTTGGGCAACCTGCGGGCCGGTCAGTTCGCCGGCGCCACGATGCACACCCCGGTGGAGGTGACGCTCGAGGCGCTCGAGGTCCTTCGCCGGACAGGCGCCGACGGAGTGGTGTCGCTCGGCGGCGGATCGACGACGGGGCTTGGCAAGGCCATCGCCGCCCGGACCGGCGTGCCGCAGGTCGTCGTGCCGACGACCTATGCGGGATCGGAAGTGACGGCAGTCCTCGGTGAGACCGAGAACGGTGTGAAGACAACGCGCTCCGGACCCGAGATCCTGCCGGAGACCGTCATCTACGACCCCGTCCTGAGCGACACGCTGCCGGTCCCGCTGAGCGTTACCAGCGGACTCAACGCGATGGCCCATGCCCTCGAGGGCCTCTACGCCCGCGACGGCAGTCCGATCTACTCGGTGCTCGCGACCGAGGGCCTGAAGTCCTTCCGCGACGCGCTGCCACGGCTCCTCGAGGACGGTTCCGACCAGGACGCTCGAGACGCCGCGTTGTACGGCGCCTGGCTGTGCGGAACGGTGCTGGGAGGAGTTGGCATGTCGGTGCATCACAAGCTGTGCCACACACTCGGTGGCCGTCTGGACCTGCCGCACGCCGAGACCCACTCGATCATGCTGCCGCACACCATCGCGTACGTCGCCGGCGCGGCGCGGACAGAGCTGGCACCGGCGGCGCAGGTCTTCGGCGATCCGATCGGCGGCGCACTGCACGACTTCACGACCTCGGTCGGTGCGCCACTACGGCTTGCAGACCTCGGGGTGACCGAGCTCGAGCTCGACGGCGTCGCCGACCTCGCCGTCACCGCGCCGTACTGGTCACCCAGACCACTCGACCGGGACGGGATCCGCGAGCTGCTCCAGAATGCCTGGGACGGCAACCGACCCGTAGAAGCGGGGGCATGA
- a CDS encoding dioxygenase, translated as MTMTYFTEGQSVAEVLGRHGPNVDERLAEVFGSLVSHLHAFAKEVVLTESEWEVAISFLTRTGQLCSDQRQEFILLSDVLGLSMLVDAVNHRRPPGATDSTVFGPFHVDGAPVRAMGDDICLDGKGESCLFTGRVLDLAGEPVDGACVDVWSDNADGFYDVQQPDEQPRWNNRGRFLTGPDGRYEFRGIKPTSYPIPDDGPVGQLLGQLGRHPYRPAHVHFLVTAPNHQRLVTHTFVAGDPYLTSDSVFGVKESLVTEYERLDDQEVQWRCHFDFVLAPDDPGPEGALGA; from the coding sequence ATGACGATGACCTACTTCACCGAGGGCCAATCCGTCGCCGAGGTGCTGGGGCGCCATGGACCGAACGTTGACGAGCGACTGGCCGAGGTCTTCGGAAGCCTCGTGTCGCACCTACACGCGTTCGCGAAGGAGGTGGTGCTGACGGAGTCGGAGTGGGAGGTAGCCATCTCGTTCCTGACGCGCACGGGGCAGCTGTGCAGCGACCAACGCCAGGAGTTCATCCTGCTCTCCGACGTGCTGGGCCTGTCGATGCTGGTTGATGCGGTCAACCACCGTCGACCGCCAGGTGCCACCGACAGCACGGTGTTCGGCCCGTTCCACGTCGACGGGGCACCGGTGCGGGCGATGGGTGACGACATCTGTCTCGACGGCAAGGGCGAGAGCTGCCTCTTCACGGGCCGGGTCCTCGACCTCGCGGGTGAGCCCGTCGACGGTGCGTGCGTCGACGTCTGGTCCGACAACGCCGACGGCTTCTACGACGTCCAGCAGCCGGACGAGCAGCCGAGGTGGAACAACCGGGGACGATTCCTGACGGGGCCGGACGGTCGATATGAGTTCCGCGGCATCAAGCCGACGTCGTACCCGATCCCCGACGACGGCCCGGTCGGTCAGCTTCTCGGCCAGCTCGGCCGGCACCCCTATCGACCGGCGCACGTGCACTTCCTGGTCACCGCCCCGAACCACCAGCGCCTCGTGACCCACACGTTCGTCGCCGGCGACCCCTATCTCACGTCCGACTCGGTGTTCGGTGTGAAGGAGTCGTTGGTGACGGAGTACGAGCGACTGGACGATCAGGAGGTGCAGTGGCGCTGCCACTTCGACTTCGTGCTTGCGCCGGACGACCCCGGCCCGGAAGGGGCACTGGGTGCGTAG